A section of the Methanobrevibacter boviskoreani JH1 genome encodes:
- the porB gene encoding pyruvate synthase subunit PorB has product MDIPKEELFAPGHRGCAGCGAAIGARLALKASGKNTVAICATGCLEVMTTPYPETAWRVPFVHVAFENAGAVASGVERALKSQGKEDTHVIAFGGDGGSVDIGLQSISGAMERGHNITYICYDNEAYMNTGIQRSGATPWGASTTTSPAGSESFGEDKPKKNMPMIMAAHGIPYIATASIAYPEDYMKKVKKAVETKGPAYIHLNQPCTTGWGFDPSKTIELGRLGVETGFWPLYEIENGEFKVTYRPTERKPVVEYLKAQKRFRHLDEEHVQMIQDYVNNQCEELGI; this is encoded by the coding sequence ATGGATATACCTAAAGAAGAACTCTTTGCACCAGGACACAGAGGTTGTGCAGGTTGTGGAGCAGCTATTGGTGCAAGACTTGCACTTAAAGCATCAGGTAAAAACACTGTAGCTATCTGTGCAACCGGATGTCTTGAAGTTATGACTACACCATATCCAGAAACAGCTTGGAGAGTACCATTTGTACATGTTGCATTTGAAAATGCAGGTGCAGTAGCAAGTGGTGTTGAAAGAGCACTTAAAAGCCAAGGGAAAGAAGATACTCATGTTATAGCATTTGGTGGAGATGGAGGAAGTGTAGATATTGGTTTACAATCCATCTCTGGAGCTATGGAAAGAGGACATAACATTACTTACATCTGTTATGATAATGAAGCATATATGAATACAGGTATTCAAAGAAGTGGAGCAACCCCATGGGGTGCATCAACTACTACCTCACCTGCAGGTAGTGAAAGTTTTGGTGAGGATAAACCTAAGAAGAATATGCCTATGATTATGGCTGCTCATGGAATTCCATATATTGCAACTGCCTCAATTGCATATCCTGAGGATTATATGAAAAAAGTTAAAAAAGCAGTTGAAACAAAAGGTCCTGCTTACATCCATTTAAACCAACCATGTACTACTGGTTGGGGATTTGATCCTTCAAAAACAATTGAATTAGGTAGATTAGGTGTAGAAACAGGATTCTGGCCATTATACGAAATTGAAAATGGTGAATTCAAAGTAACCTACAGACCAACAGAAAGAAAACCTGTTGTAGAATACTTAAAAGCTCAAAAAAGATTCAGACACTTAGACGAAGAACATGTCCAAATGATACAAGATTATGTTAACAACCAATGTGAAGAATTAGGAATTTGA
- a CDS encoding fumarate hydratase, protein MISEKTIEDTVYQLYKKAAIDLNEDVVKSLEDALENEEDELAKLNISNILKNIELAHKNQIPMCQDTGLGVIFVKLGNVEVENLKEGIEKGVRKATKEVPLRPNIVDPITRENSGDNTGVYIPYISIELTDTDYLEITVLPKGFGSENNNKLKMALPAEGKEGIKDFVIESVLAAGGKPCPPMVVGVGIGGTSDLAMKLAKEALIEKVGQPNPDDELNQMENEILERINKNGKGPMGLGGKTTALDVKIKKASTHTAGLPIGVCIQCWANRHATSILKDE, encoded by the coding sequence ATGATTAGTGAAAAAACTATTGAAGATACAGTTTACCAACTATATAAAAAAGCGGCAATAGACTTAAATGAAGACGTTGTTAAATCACTTGAAGATGCATTGGAAAACGAAGAAGATGAACTTGCAAAATTAAACATCAGCAATATATTAAAAAATATTGAATTAGCCCATAAAAACCAAATACCAATGTGTCAGGATACAGGTTTAGGAGTGATATTTGTAAAGTTAGGTAATGTTGAAGTGGAAAATTTAAAAGAGGGAATTGAAAAAGGTGTTAGAAAAGCAACCAAAGAAGTTCCACTTAGACCAAACATTGTAGATCCAATAACAAGAGAAAACTCTGGAGATAATACTGGTGTTTATATTCCATATATTTCTATCGAACTTACAGACACTGATTACCTTGAGATTACAGTTCTTCCAAAGGGTTTTGGATCTGAAAACAATAACAAACTTAAAATGGCGCTTCCTGCAGAAGGAAAAGAGGGAATCAAAGATTTTGTAATTGAGTCAGTACTTGCTGCAGGTGGAAAACCTTGCCCACCAATGGTTGTCGGAGTTGGTATAGGTGGTACATCAGACCTCGCAATGAAACTAGCAAAAGAGGCTTTGATTGAAAAAGTAGGCCAACCAAATCCTGACGATGAATTAAATCAAATGGAAAACGAGATTTTAGAAAGAATCAACAAGAATGGTAAAGGTCCAATGGGTCTTGGTGGTAAAACCACAGCTTTAGATGTTAAGATTAAGAAAGCCTCAACACATACTGCAGGTTTACCTATAGGAGTATGTATTCAGTGCTGGGCAAACAGACATGCTACAAGCATATTAAAAGATGAATAA
- a CDS encoding 4Fe-4S dicluster domain-containing protein: MRELILDPKECVDCGRCERSCPNNAIHVYEGVPLFCMHCSPDKAPCLLSCPEGAIEYLGGAITINQEKCIGCGICRDACPIGAINMDNTHAKKCDLCINKDTQYCIEACPTGALSNNSQNLINKKQEKVAKEFNYLKKISEKLH; this comes from the coding sequence ATGAGAGAATTAATATTGGATCCAAAGGAATGTGTTGATTGTGGCAGATGTGAACGCTCATGTCCAAATAATGCAATCCACGTATATGAAGGAGTACCTTTATTCTGTATGCATTGTAGTCCTGATAAAGCACCATGTCTTTTAAGTTGCCCTGAAGGTGCAATTGAATATCTTGGTGGAGCAATCACCATTAACCAAGAAAAATGTATCGGCTGCGGAATCTGCAGAGACGCTTGTCCAATAGGCGCAATAAATATGGATAACACACATGCAAAAAAGTGTGACTTGTGTATAAATAAGGACACACAGTATTGTATTGAAGCATGTCCTACTGGAGCTTTATCAAATAATTCACAAAACTTAATCAATAAGAAACAAGAAAAGGTAGCTAAAGAATTTAACTACTTGAAAAAAATATCAGAAAAACTCCACTGA
- a CDS encoding 4Fe-4S dicluster domain-containing protein yields the protein MRKLQKIIVQRDLCDGCKDCERSCEALHGTSRINIIEFDGSYYPILCQQCQDPACEVICPTGAMTNTGIDSDKCIACGLCSLACPFGSIIIYDKSSEKCNRCADRPEGPACVQACSKRAISLVDTDKLVDKKREEYIAKIAGKSNKQNKTMLNVLTSGSRISKAFED from the coding sequence GTGAGAAAATTGCAGAAAATAATAGTACAAAGAGATTTATGTGATGGCTGCAAAGACTGTGAAAGGTCCTGTGAGGCATTACATGGTACTAGTAGAATCAATATTATAGAATTTGATGGTTCTTATTACCCAATCCTTTGTCAACAATGTCAAGACCCTGCTTGTGAAGTTATCTGTCCAACAGGTGCAATGACAAACACTGGAATTGACTCAGACAAATGTATTGCATGTGGTTTATGTAGTCTTGCATGTCCATTCGGATCAATTATAATCTATGATAAAAGCTCAGAGAAATGTAATAGATGTGCAGATCGTCCTGAAGGACCTGCATGTGTACAAGCATGTTCCAAAAGAGCGATATCATTAGTAGATACAGATAAACTTGTTGATAAAAAACGTGAAGAATACATTGCTAAAATTGCAGGTAAAAGCAACAAACAGAACAAAACCATGTTAAATGTATTAACAAGTGGCAGTAGAATTAGTAAAGCATTCGAGGACTAG